The Nitrosomonas sp. PY1 genomic sequence AAAACTCAAGAGCTATTATCTAAAACTCAAAAAGGTATATCATCATCCATATCGTCAAAACCACCGACTCTTTTGGAAGCACCTGTGTTTAGATCTTGAGCATTTTCTTCATGATCGACAGGTGCTTCAAAACTACCGCTTCCCGTTCGACTTCCTAGCATTTTCATATCCGTTGCAATAATGTCCGTTGTATAGCGCTCGATTCCATTTTTATCTGTCCATTTACGTGTTTCCAATCGACCTTCAACATAGACCGAACGGCCTTTTTTTAAATACTCTCCGGCAATCTCGGCCAATTTTCGATAAAATGTCACTCGATGCCATTCAGTTTTCTCTTGCTTCTCGCCATTCTTGTCTTTCCACGTATCGGTAGTCGCGAGCGTAATATTCGTGACTGCTTCGCCACTTGACATATACCGTGTTTCTGGATCTTTCCCTAAATTTCCGATCAGTATCACTTTGTTAATCGATGCCATTTATTTGACTCCTTCCTCAAGTAATTTAATGACGCTGGTTTCATCAAAACCTTGCACATCCACTTTAAGATAAGCTACTTCTTCATTAACTATTACCAAAGCTTCGTAGACACCTGGCAATTCCGCGAGCCTGCGTGATAACTCCTGAGACTGCCCCAAATCCATAGCTTGCACGGAATACATTTTAGAACGAACCGCAGCCGGTGCTTTCATTGTGATGGCCAATATTAACCACACGATCAGCAGCAATCCACAGAAACCATAAAGCGATTGACTGCCAAAGTTGCCAAATAAGTATCCCCCAACAGAAGCTCCTGTAAAAGCACCAAGAAACTGTGTACTACTATAAATACCGATCGCTGTACCTTTTGCTCCAACGGGTGCAATTTTAGAAATTAGCGATGGAAGGCTCGCTTCTAGCAAATTGAATGCGGAAAAAAATACCCACAAAGCAATTGCAGTAGCTGTAATCGAATCTGTAGTAATTGCTAATAAGATTTGCCCTAATAATAAAGTAGCAATAGCCACAATAAACACCTGTTTTAACTTGGATTTTTTTTCTGCGTAAATGATGGCGGGAATAATGCAAGCAACTGAAAGAAGCAGCACAGGCAAATATATTTGCCAATGATCATTCGCTCCCATACCCGCGTCACGCAAAGTCAGAGGCACAACCAACCAAAGCGCCATCAACGTTGCGTGCAATGCAAAAATGCCATAATTTAGGCGTAATAATTGCCTGTCGCGTAACACATCTCGAAAGCGAGTTGCAGCAACTTCTGTGTCCGAATGAAAGCGGCTTATTTGTGGATCAGGGATTATTTGCTTTACCACCAGCATTGCCAAAACAGCCAGAACTCCGGTCAAAATAAAAATCCCCGGTACCCCGATCCATTGATTCAAGGTTGGCGCTATCGTCAACGAAATTGCAAAGACCATACCAATAGTCATGCCTATCGTCGCCATTGCTTTGGTACGATGCTCTTCTCGCGTTAGATCAGCGGCAAGTGCCATCACAGCAGCTGATATCGCTCCGGCACCTTGGATAACACGGCCTATAATCACCCAATAGATATCTACAGCAATCGCCGCAACCAAGCTACCTATCGCGAATAAAATTAGGCCAAAATAAATGACCGGTTTTCGCCCAATTCGATCGGATAGCCAACCAAACGGAATTTGTAATATTGCCTGTGTTAAACCATACGCACCTAAGGCAACACCAACCAGTGTGTAATTATCTCCACCAGGCAAATCTTCAGCATAAAAAGCAAATACCGGCAAAATAATAAACAACCCAAACATACGCAACCCATATACCCCTGCCAAACCAATGGCTGCGCGCAATTCTAATGGGGACATTTTTTCAGATGAGACAGACATGAATCAGAGATTGTGATATTTCTAAAAAGTTGGGTATATTAACAGGTTGACCAATACATAGATAGCCGATGGAATTTATAAAAATACGCGGTGCACGCACCCATAACCTAAAAAACATTCACCTTATCCTCCCCCGCAACAAGCTAATTGTGATTACCGGATTATCTGGGTCGGGCAAGTCTTCGCTTGCCTTCGATACGCTTTATGCAGAAGGCCAACGACGCTACGTTGAATCACTTTCTGCTTACGCACGCCAATTTCTACAGCTTATGGAAAAACCGGATGTTGATTTGATCGAGGGATTATCGCCTGCCATTGCAATTGAACAGAAAGCCACTTCACATAACCCGCGTTCGACCGTCGGCACAGTCACAGAAATCCACGATTATCTACGCTTACTGTTCGCCCGCATCGGCGATCCTTATTGTCCGGAACATCACATTATGTTGTCGGCGCAAAGCGTTTCGCAAATGGTGGATCATGTTTTGCAATTGCCTGAAGAAACACGCTTAATGATCCTTGCGCCTCTAATCACAGAACGCAAGGGAGAACAAACCGAACTGTTTGACGAATTACGCGCGCAGGGTTTTGTCCGGGTACGCATTGATGGCGAAGTATACGAAATCGACGCATTACCAAAGTTACAAAAAACCAAGAAACATACTATTGAAGTCGTTATCGACCGACTCAAGGTTTCCTCAGAAAGCAAACAGCGACTAGCGGAGTCTTTTGAAGTAGCGTTGCGTCATTCTGATGGTAAAGCACTCGCGATAGAGATGGATACCCATACTGAGCATCTTTTTTCCGCTAAATTTAGCTGTCCGGTCTGTAGTTACTCATTATCCGAGCTGGAGCCTAGATTGTTTTCGTTCAACAATCCACTGGGGGCTTGTGCTAAATGTGACGGTTTAGGGCAAATTACCTTTTTTGATCCGACACGGGTAGTTGCTTTCCCTCACATATCATTAGCGGGAGGTGCTATAAAAAATTGGGATAAACGGAATCAATTTTATTACCAATTACTCGCTGGACTTTCGGAACACTATCAATTTGATTTAAATACGCCATTCGAGAATCTCGATGAATCCATCCGCACCATTATTTTGTATGGTTCCGGCAAAGAAAAAATACAATTTTCTTATTACACGGATAGTGGAAAAAAATTCCAAGATATTCATGCATTTGAAGGTATCATTCCCAATTTGACTAGGCGTTATAAAGAAACTGATTCGCAAACAGTACGAGAAGAATTGGCCAAATACTTAAACGCTCAAGTATGCCCGGAATGCCAGGGAACACGGCTGTGCCAATCTGCACGCCACATTCAAGTTGCAGGACAAGCCATCTATCAAATTAGCGCACTGCCACTCAAAAAAGCACAGCACTTTTTTGATCATATTGAATTATCAGGACAAAAGAAATCAATTGCTGATCGCATCATTAAGGAAATTTCCAGTCGTTTACAGTTCCTTAACAATGTTGGATTAGATTATCTTTCGCTTGATCGATCTGCGGATACGCTATCGGGCGGCGAATCCCAACGAATTCGGCTTGCCAGCCAAATCGGTTCAGGTCTAACCGGTGTAATGTATGTGCTTGATGAACCTTCCATCGGACTGCATCAACGCGACAATGGCCGCTTGTTAGAAACACTCAAAAAACTACGCGATCTAGGCAATAGCGTTATCGTAGTAGAACATGATCAAGATGCGATAGAAATTGCGGACTATGTCGTCGACATGGGTCCCGGTGCTGGCGAGCATGGCGGTTATGTGGTCGCACAGGGTTCTCCCCAAGATATCCAGCAAAATGACGCTTCGATGACTGGTCAATACTTATCGGGTAAGCGTTCGATTCCTATCCCGCAACACCGACACCCTCCCGCTACTGACCGTATGTTACGGATTGAAGGCGCATCAGGAAACAATCTTAAGGCCGTCACACTAGATTTACCGGTTGGTCTGTTTATTTGCGTGACCGGGGTATCAGGATCAGGTAAATCGACCTTAATCAATGAAACGCTTTACCGAGCAGTCGCTCGACACTTATACGGCAGTAATGTGGAGCCTGAAGCCTATAAAAGTATAGAAGGACTGGCCTTTTTCGATAAAGTCATCAATATGGATCAAAGCCCAATTGGGCGTACACCTCGCTCCAATCCAGCAACCTATACCGGGTTGTTCACACCAATCCGCGATTTATTTGCCGGCGTACCGCAAGCACGCGAACGCGGTTATGCGCCAGGCCGGTTTTCCTTCAATGTGAAAGGCGGCCGTTGCGAGTCTTGCCAAGGCGATGGCGTCATTAAAGTAGAAATGCATTTTCTACCCGATATCTACGTCACATGCGACGTTTGCCATGGCCAGCGTTATAACCGAGAAACCCTGGAAATTCAATATAAGGGCAAAAACATCAATGAAATGCTGCAAATGACGGTTGAAGTAGCGGCTGAGTTTTTTTCTGCCGTTCCGGTTGTGGCGCGTAAATTACAAACACTCCTAGAGGTTGGCCTTGGTTATATTACTCTAGGGCAATCTGCGACCACACTATCCGGTGGCGAAGCACAGCGAGTAAAGCTTTCGCTTGAACTCTCTAAGCGCGATACAGGGCGTACTTTATACATTCTTGACGAGCCTACCACAGGATTACATTTCCAAGATATCGATTTGTTGTTAACCGTTCTGCATCGGCTACGCGACCATGGCAATACCGTTGTGGTCATCGAACATAATTTAGATGTCATCAAAACCGCCGATTGGATCATCGATCTGGGCCCTGAAGGCGGCGATGGCGGTGGTCGTATCATTGCAGAAGGCTCTCCAGAAGCTATCGCAAGCAATAAAGAAAGCTTTACCGGCGAATATCTTTATCCGATTCTTACCAAATGAATCTGAATCCACGAGACTTTTTATTGCACAGTTTTACTGCGGCGATAAAAGCAGCCGATCCCTTGCTCCTTGTTCCACAGTATTTACCTAGGCCACCTAAAGGGCGAACTTTCATCGTAGGAGCTGGCAAAGCCTCTGCTGCAATGGCGCTTGCCACAGAAAATGCTTGGCCACAAGACATACCGTTAGAAGGTATTGTTGTCACGCGTTATGGACATACGCTACCCACCCGAAGAATCAAGATCATAGAGGCCAATCACCCGATTCCGGATAGCAATGGTGAACACGCTTCAAAACAAATAATGTCCGCCATCCAAGCACTTCATGCTGAAGATTTGCTGCTGTGTTTATGGAGTGGCGGCGGCTCAAGCTTGCTACCTTTACCTATTTCAGGTGTCTCACTACAAGATTTACAATACGTCACTCGCCAATTACTCAGTTGCGGCGCCAATATTCAGGAAATCAACACCGTCCGCAAGCACTTATCGGCAATGCAAGGTGGAAGGCTTGCCGCTGCTTGTAAAGCCCCTATTCTCTCGTTGATCATTTCCGACGTTACCGGAGACGCTGCCACACATATCGCATCGGGACCTTGCGCACCCGACCCGACGACCTGTGCCGATGCATTGGCTGTGATTAACCGCTACAATCTTCAGGTATCCTCGAACATTCGTGAAGTATTATTCGATACAACAAACGAAACACCCAAACCCGGTGATGCAGTTCTCAATCACGTCAAAAACCAAGTGATCGCAACAGCCCGCCAGTCTCTGAATGCCGCCACACAACATTTTCGTAGCATCGGTATTCATTCCCTGATATTAGGCGATACTGTCACCGGAGAAGCACGAGAAATCGCAAAATCCTATGCTGCTTTAGCGCGCGAAATCCGCTTGCATCCGCAACAAAATATCAAAGCACCTATCGCATTACTATCAGGTGGAGAAACTTCCGTCACGATCAAAGGTCATGGGCGTGGCGGACGAAACACGGAGTTTCTGCTCTCCTTATTGATTGCGCTCGATGGAGTCGAGAATGTCTATGCATTAGCTTGCGATACGGATGGAATCGACGGCAGCGAAAATAATGCCGGCGCAATAATTACACCCGATTCCTTAACAAAAGCACAACGGCAACAGCTAGATCCAACTGCGTTTTTATGCAACAACGATGCATACACCTTTTTTGCCCGATTAGATGACTTAGTGACAACCGGGCCCACCTTTACCAATGTCAATGACTATAGGGTCATTCTCTTGCTATAGCTTATAGTTTTTTACGCAAACGCTTGATACCATAAAAAATAATCAAAACTACGATTGGAATAGCGATAC encodes the following:
- a CDS encoding glycerate kinase, whose product is MNPRDFLLHSFTAAIKAADPLLLVPQYLPRPPKGRTFIVGAGKASAAMALATENAWPQDIPLEGIVVTRYGHTLPTRRIKIIEANHPIPDSNGEHASKQIMSAIQALHAEDLLLCLWSGGGSSLLPLPISGVSLQDLQYVTRQLLSCGANIQEINTVRKHLSAMQGGRLAAACKAPILSLIISDVTGDAATHIASGPCAPDPTTCADALAVINRYNLQVSSNIREVLFDTTNETPKPGDAVLNHVKNQVIATARQSLNAATQHFRSIGIHSLILGDTVTGEAREIAKSYAALAREIRLHPQQNIKAPIALLSGGETSVTIKGHGRGGRNTEFLLSLLIALDGVENVYALACDTDGIDGSENNAGAIITPDSLTKAQRQQLDPTAFLCNNDAYTFFARLDDLVTTGPTFTNVNDYRVILLL
- the uvrA gene encoding excinuclease ABC subunit UvrA, with amino-acid sequence MEFIKIRGARTHNLKNIHLILPRNKLIVITGLSGSGKSSLAFDTLYAEGQRRYVESLSAYARQFLQLMEKPDVDLIEGLSPAIAIEQKATSHNPRSTVGTVTEIHDYLRLLFARIGDPYCPEHHIMLSAQSVSQMVDHVLQLPEETRLMILAPLITERKGEQTELFDELRAQGFVRVRIDGEVYEIDALPKLQKTKKHTIEVVIDRLKVSSESKQRLAESFEVALRHSDGKALAIEMDTHTEHLFSAKFSCPVCSYSLSELEPRLFSFNNPLGACAKCDGLGQITFFDPTRVVAFPHISLAGGAIKNWDKRNQFYYQLLAGLSEHYQFDLNTPFENLDESIRTIILYGSGKEKIQFSYYTDSGKKFQDIHAFEGIIPNLTRRYKETDSQTVREELAKYLNAQVCPECQGTRLCQSARHIQVAGQAIYQISALPLKKAQHFFDHIELSGQKKSIADRIIKEISSRLQFLNNVGLDYLSLDRSADTLSGGESQRIRLASQIGSGLTGVMYVLDEPSIGLHQRDNGRLLETLKKLRDLGNSVIVVEHDQDAIEIADYVVDMGPGAGEHGGYVVAQGSPQDIQQNDASMTGQYLSGKRSIPIPQHRHPPATDRMLRIEGASGNNLKAVTLDLPVGLFICVTGVSGSGKSTLINETLYRAVARHLYGSNVEPEAYKSIEGLAFFDKVINMDQSPIGRTPRSNPATYTGLFTPIRDLFAGVPQARERGYAPGRFSFNVKGGRCESCQGDGVIKVEMHFLPDIYVTCDVCHGQRYNRETLEIQYKGKNINEMLQMTVEVAAEFFSAVPVVARKLQTLLEVGLGYITLGQSATTLSGGEAQRVKLSLELSKRDTGRTLYILDEPTTGLHFQDIDLLLTVLHRLRDHGNTVVVIEHNLDVIKTADWIIDLGPEGGDGGGRIIAEGSPEAIASNKESFTGEYLYPILTK
- a CDS encoding MFS transporter, whose amino-acid sequence is MSPLELRAAIGLAGVYGLRMFGLFIILPVFAFYAEDLPGGDNYTLVGVALGAYGLTQAILQIPFGWLSDRIGRKPVIYFGLILFAIGSLVAAIAVDIYWVIIGRVIQGAGAISAAVMALAADLTREEHRTKAMATIGMTIGMVFAISLTIAPTLNQWIGVPGIFILTGVLAVLAMLVVKQIIPDPQISRFHSDTEVAATRFRDVLRDRQLLRLNYGIFALHATLMALWLVVPLTLRDAGMGANDHWQIYLPVLLLSVACIIPAIIYAEKKSKLKQVFIVAIATLLLGQILLAITTDSITATAIALWVFFSAFNLLEASLPSLISKIAPVGAKGTAIGIYSSTQFLGAFTGASVGGYLFGNFGSQSLYGFCGLLLIVWLILAITMKAPAAVRSKMYSVQAMDLGQSQELSRRLAELPGVYEALVIVNEEVAYLKVDVQGFDETSVIKLLEEGVK
- the ssb gene encoding single-stranded DNA-binding protein — protein: MASINKVILIGNLGKDPETRYMSSGEAVTNITLATTDTWKDKNGEKQEKTEWHRVTFYRKLAEIAGEYLKKGRSVYVEGRLETRKWTDKNGIERYTTDIIATDMKMLGSRTGSGSFEAPVDHEENAQDLNTGASKRVGGFDDMDDDIPF